A portion of the Pomacea canaliculata isolate SZHN2017 linkage group LG13, ASM307304v1, whole genome shotgun sequence genome contains these proteins:
- the LOC112554464 gene encoding LOW QUALITY PROTEIN: forkhead box protein B2-like (The sequence of the model RefSeq protein was modified relative to this genomic sequence to represent the inferred CDS: inserted 1 base in 1 codon), which translates to MEDCGNGENMAADVLDPFKVKEALENKSELKEVDTPKPPDTLTSSQSENQNESPTDKPKYSYIALITMAIESSXKGMMTLSEIYTFIMDRFPYFRTNLQRWQNSVRHNLSLNDCFVKIPRSPGKPGKGNYWALHPSCRDMFRNGKFLRRNRRFKLDKGNPRPYPLGCSSQVESYHHNGMYNATTSYRQPYPQFPHLNCLGSPRFLPAHPQHLGHQQYTNIAGTKALQQPGPGCFAFGAQSHPTPQMSCMYGPYGYPRYQNPSQSSHPLAVPEVASRSPPGYSSVQQIPYSYDPHMQRFHLKQINPQVQSTPVVSHQ; encoded by the exons ATGGAGGATTGTGGGAATGGTGAAAACATGGCTGCCGACGTCTTGGACCCTTTCAAGGTAAAGGAGGCATTGGAAAATAAGTCAGAGCTGAAGGAGGTAGACACACCAAAGCCGCCGGACACACTCACCTCATCTCAGTCTGAGAATCAGAATGAGAGTCCGACTGATAAACCAAAGTATTCTTACATCGCACTTATCACCATGGCCATAGAGAGCT CCAAGGGCATGATGACCCTGAGCGAGATCTACACCTTCATCATGGACCGCTTCCCCTACTTCAGGACCAACCTGCAGCGCTGGCAGAACTCCGTCCGCCACAACCTCTCCCTGAACGACTGCTTCGTCAAGATTCCGCGGTCCCCGGGAAAACCGGGCAAAGGGAACTATTGGGCCCTGCACCCTTCCTGCCGGGATATGTTCAGGAACGGCAAGTTCCTGCGAAGGAACCGGCGTTTCAAGCTTGACAAGGGGAATCCCAGACCTTACCCCTTGGGTTGCTCGTCGCAGGTGGAGTCATATCATCACAACGGGATGTACAACGCAACAACCAGCTACCGCCAGCCATATCCACAGTTCCCCCACCTGAACTGTTTAGGGTCCCCAAGGTTCCTTCCAGCTCATCCCCAACATCTGGGACATCAGCAGTACACAAATATTGCTGGTACCAAAGCTTTGCAGCAGCCGGGACCGGGGTGCTTCGCTTTTGGGGCACAATCACATCCAACACCCCAGATGTCATGTATGTATGGGCCATATGGGTACCCCAGATACCAGAATCCCTCCCAGAGTTCTCACCCACTGGCAGTGCCGGAGGTGGCCTCCCGTTCGCCTCCAGGGTACAGCAGCGTGCAGCAGATACCATACTCCTACGACCCTCACATGCAGAGATTTcacttaaaacaaattaatccGCAAGTGCAGTCTACTCCCGTTGTCTCTCATCAGTAA